A stretch of the Streptomyces sp. WMMB303 genome encodes the following:
- a CDS encoding NACHT domain-containing protein, translating into MRRVGGKSRRPRVGWALETLAVGLVLFLSLEATAGLLPDVVKSVVGDTPRKITIALVVLAVVACIALYIRHLHAEVEAAAAAEDIGEEQIRRERAGLLQRVHSTWTRHLHLRWNDAVRIEVGLQDTPAAVHDPWGPREVTTNTGTSLPDDTTMRDIFEQHGHQLLVLGAPGAGKTVHLLELTAALVREAQADAEAPVPVFLLLTNWRGGSLEDWLISELRNRYRVSSTVASVLLAQGRLCFVLDGLDEVDPEQAEECVARINEFTSADGHPHCLLVLSCRLADYDRMRNKLTVNGAVTVQPLPVHAVHAFLNAAGHRVWALRAAAAADPDLARVLTTPLMLGIAVLAYSGVDEGSVSSFGTLEERRGLVYDAFVERMVTRDRTLRGEHTTAQFTLRQVQSRLLLMARVMKKYQATVIYPLNFFQLEFQASPEVLDEIYHGRTFLRAATAPPRALYRSSSVFATVISGYMRIATHLLSREAFPYLQKDFVKFARERALLRASGDGVAFIHKTFQDHLAKRVNALTLEQQRELYKQS; encoded by the coding sequence ATGAGGCGAGTTGGCGGGAAGTCGCGGCGGCCCCGGGTGGGCTGGGCCCTCGAGACCCTGGCCGTCGGACTGGTGCTGTTCCTATCCCTCGAGGCAACGGCGGGGCTACTTCCGGACGTGGTGAAGTCCGTTGTGGGCGACACACCGCGCAAGATCACGATCGCCTTGGTCGTCCTGGCAGTCGTCGCCTGCATCGCTCTCTACATCCGCCACCTGCACGCCGAGGTGGAGGCCGCTGCTGCGGCCGAGGACATCGGCGAGGAACAGATCCGGCGCGAGCGCGCGGGACTACTCCAACGCGTGCACAGCACGTGGACACGGCACCTCCACCTGCGGTGGAACGACGCCGTACGCATCGAGGTCGGTCTGCAGGACACCCCGGCCGCCGTCCACGACCCGTGGGGGCCACGCGAGGTGACGACGAACACGGGCACGTCGCTGCCCGACGACACCACCATGCGGGACATATTCGAGCAGCACGGCCATCAGCTGCTTGTACTCGGTGCGCCGGGAGCCGGAAAGACTGTGCACCTCCTGGAGCTGACGGCCGCCCTAGTACGGGAGGCACAGGCGGACGCCGAGGCGCCCGTGCCCGTCTTCCTGCTGCTGACGAACTGGCGTGGCGGCTCGCTGGAGGACTGGCTGATCTCGGAACTGCGCAACCGGTACCGGGTCTCTTCTACGGTCGCGTCCGTACTGCTTGCCCAGGGACGACTCTGCTTCGTGCTCGACGGATTGGACGAGGTGGACCCGGAGCAGGCAGAGGAGTGCGTTGCGCGCATCAACGAGTTCACTTCCGCCGACGGGCACCCGCACTGCCTCCTCGTCCTTTCCTGCCGCTTGGCCGACTACGACCGCATGCGGAACAAGCTGACGGTGAACGGAGCGGTCACCGTGCAACCGCTGCCCGTGCACGCCGTGCACGCCTTTCTGAATGCTGCCGGGCACCGGGTATGGGCACTGCGCGCGGCCGCGGCGGCGGACCCCGATCTCGCCAGGGTGCTGACCACTCCGCTGATGCTGGGCATCGCCGTGCTCGCCTACTCCGGTGTGGACGAGGGCTCGGTGTCCAGCTTCGGAACCCTGGAGGAACGTCGCGGACTGGTCTACGACGCGTTCGTGGAGCGGATGGTCACGCGTGATCGCACCCTGCGGGGCGAGCACACCACCGCGCAGTTCACCCTGCGCCAGGTCCAGAGCCGTCTGCTGCTCATGGCACGGGTCATGAAAAAGTACCAGGCCACGGTCATCTACCCGTTGAATTTTTTCCAGCTCGAATTCCAGGCATCTCCCGAGGTGTTAGACGAGATCTACCACGGTAGGACGTTCCTGCGGGCGGCGACGGCGCCACCCAGGGCCCTGTACAGGTCCTCGTCGGTCTTTGCAACCGTCATCTCCGGCTACATGCGCATCGCCACGCACTTGCTCTCCCGGGAAGCCTTCCCCTACCTGCAGAAGGACTTCGTCAAATTCGCCCGCGAACGTGCCCTCCTGCGGGCCTCGGGGGACGGAGTGGCCTTCATCCACAAGACGTTCCAGGACCACCTCGCGAAGCGAGTGAACGCCTTGACTCTCGAGCAGCAGCGGGAACTGTATAAACAGTCCTAG
- a CDS encoding transposase translates to MESMGKKKPRPRRSFTPEFKAEIVELCQRGDRSIGQIAKDFDLTETAVRLWFHQAGTDAGRLPGLTSSENEELARLRRENRRLREDVEILKRATAFFATETR, encoded by the coding sequence ATGGAGAGCATGGGGAAGAAGAAGCCGCGTCCTCGCCGCTCGTTCACGCCGGAGTTCAAGGCCGAGATCGTTGAGTTGTGTCAGCGCGGTGACCGCTCGATCGGCCAGATCGCCAAGGACTTCGACCTGACGGAGACCGCGGTGCGGCTGTGGTTCCACCAGGCCGGGACCGACGCCGGCCGGCTACCCGGGCTGACCAGTAGTGAGAACGAGGAACTCGCCCGACTGCGCCGGGAGAACCGGCGTCTGCGCGAAGATGTCGAGATCCTCAAGCGGGCCACGGCTTTCTTCGCGACGGAGACCCGGTGA
- a CDS encoding YciI family protein translates to MLILELAFTDDPERLAARPAHRKQLADLHAQGKLVAAGPWTDDSGAALIFDASRSELEAVLSADPYYRTPGVRVVSVREWAPVVGPAAPGAEDGPGA, encoded by the coding sequence ATGTTGATTCTCGAACTCGCCTTCACCGATGACCCCGAGCGCCTCGCGGCCCGTCCGGCGCACCGGAAGCAGCTCGCCGACCTGCACGCACAGGGCAAGCTCGTGGCCGCCGGACCCTGGACGGACGACAGCGGCGCGGCGCTGATCTTCGATGCATCCCGCTCCGAGCTGGAAGCCGTCCTGTCCGCCGACCCGTACTACCGCACACCGGGAGTCCGGGTGGTGAGCGTCCGCGAATGGGCGCCGGTCGTCGGTCCGGCCGCGCCGGGAGCGGAGGACGGGCCCGGGGCATGA
- a CDS encoding Crp/Fnr family transcriptional regulator, with amino-acid sequence MAHVPLLASLPDDALRRVWRDSLPQTAAAGTALGRTGDPAAHLLLLLRGRVAAATTTRTGRVVRFGEWAAPCALDKVAVIDGAGHTATFTALTPCAVRRLPRARFLELVDGTAQVRTHVLRVLADDARRQQQRLIAAATLPAEARVAAWLLEQAAAAPGTRVVLPGGQQALADLLGVTRVTVNRALARLRRDGLLEIRGSTLVLLAPGLLALRAGG; translated from the coding sequence TTGGCTCATGTTCCCCTGCTGGCTTCCCTCCCGGACGACGCCCTGCGGCGGGTGTGGCGCGACTCACTTCCGCAGACGGCGGCCGCCGGAACGGCTCTGGGCCGGACCGGCGACCCCGCCGCCCACCTTCTGCTGCTGCTCCGGGGACGGGTGGCCGCCGCCACGACGACACGGACGGGCCGCGTCGTCCGCTTCGGGGAGTGGGCGGCGCCCTGCGCGCTGGACAAGGTGGCCGTCATCGACGGTGCGGGGCACACCGCCACCTTCACCGCGCTCACCCCCTGTGCCGTACGGCGCCTGCCGCGGGCGCGGTTCCTCGAACTGGTCGACGGCACGGCGCAGGTACGCACCCATGTGCTGCGCGTGCTCGCCGACGACGCGAGGCGGCAGCAACAGCGGCTGATCGCGGCGGCCACGCTGCCCGCGGAGGCCCGGGTGGCGGCCTGGCTGCTGGAGCAGGCCGCAGCAGCGCCGGGCACGCGCGTAGTGCTGCCCGGCGGCCAGCAGGCACTGGCCGACCTGCTGGGGGTGACCCGCGTCACGGTGAACCGTGCGCTGGCCCGCCTCCGGCGGGACGGGCTGCTCGAGATCCGGGGCAGCACCCTCGTCCTTCTCGCACCGGGCCTGCTCGCGCTCCGCGCCGGGGGCTGA
- a CDS encoding AAA family ATPase, which translates to MQHEQEYLDRLYTRVDALRGRTASAVREAQQPEGSTQQARVERDVRVAERSGLLAALNAVDGSLCFGRIDRTDGASYHIGRIGIREDDTERTPVLIDWRAPVARPFYLATGHTTMGLRRRRHLTTRGRTVTEIHDELLDLGDEERTGHEDPTGDAVLLASLDAARTGRMSDIVRTIQAEQDRIIRAPHRGVLVVEGGPGTGKTAVALHRAAFLLYEHRESLARRAVLIVGPNPAFLAYIGEVLPSLGETGVLLSTLGELYPGLTARGTDTPRAAVVKGREEMAEALRLAVRDRQQVPEPGEPLVVPHDDGDLVIDWHLADEAREAARATRLQHNLARPHFAFRVLDALTAQLVERIGTDPYGGPNLLGADDVAQLGKAIAANPDVHAAIADLWPELTPEEFVADYLADPVHLDEPDAEAIRRPVTGSADWTAADVPLLDEAAELLGLDDSAQRAAAEAERQERIAYAEGVLEVARGSESYEFEDAESEILGAHDVIDAERMAERQEEADHRTAAERAAADRTWAFGHIVVDEAQELSPMAWRLLMRRCPTRSMTLVGDPVQTAEEAGVGSWDGILGPYLGDRWEHTRLGVNYRTPAEIMELAAAVVRERHPGFAPPSSVRSTGTRPWARQVREEGLPAAVAESAAARIPEEGRLAVIAPRRLHAALAPRLPGIVEGGEPDLTRHLVLLDPRQAKGLEFDRVLVVEPGEFGTSDLYVALTRATQSLGLLHAAPLPAPLAEVLDGEDAAGPA; encoded by the coding sequence CTGCAGCACGAGCAGGAATACCTCGACCGCCTCTACACGCGGGTCGACGCACTGCGCGGGCGGACGGCCTCGGCCGTCCGGGAGGCGCAGCAGCCGGAGGGCAGCACCCAGCAGGCACGCGTCGAGCGGGACGTGCGGGTCGCCGAGCGCTCCGGGCTGCTGGCCGCGCTGAACGCCGTGGACGGCTCCCTGTGCTTCGGCCGGATCGACCGCACCGACGGGGCGTCGTACCACATCGGCCGCATCGGCATCCGCGAGGACGACACCGAACGCACCCCGGTCCTCATCGACTGGCGCGCCCCGGTGGCCCGCCCCTTCTACCTCGCCACCGGCCACACCACCATGGGCCTGCGCAGACGACGGCATCTCACCACCCGGGGCCGCACCGTCACCGAGATCCACGACGAACTGCTCGACCTCGGGGACGAGGAGCGCACCGGGCACGAGGACCCCACCGGCGACGCCGTCCTGCTCGCCTCGCTCGACGCGGCCCGCACCGGCCGGATGAGCGACATCGTGCGCACCATCCAGGCGGAGCAGGACCGCATCATCCGGGCGCCGCACCGCGGTGTGCTCGTCGTCGAGGGCGGCCCCGGCACCGGCAAGACCGCCGTCGCGCTGCACCGGGCCGCATTCCTGCTCTACGAGCACCGCGAGTCACTCGCCAGGCGGGCGGTGCTGATCGTCGGCCCCAACCCGGCGTTCCTCGCCTACATCGGCGAGGTACTGCCCTCGCTCGGCGAGACCGGCGTGCTGCTGTCCACCCTCGGTGAGCTCTACCCCGGCCTGACCGCGCGCGGCACCGACACCCCGCGCGCCGCCGTGGTCAAGGGCCGCGAGGAGATGGCGGAGGCTCTGCGGCTCGCCGTCCGCGACCGGCAGCAGGTGCCCGAACCGGGTGAGCCGCTCGTGGTGCCGCACGACGACGGCGACCTGGTCATCGACTGGCACTTGGCCGACGAGGCCCGGGAGGCTGCCCGTGCCACCCGGCTCCAGCACAACCTGGCCCGCCCGCACTTCGCCTTCCGGGTACTGGACGCGCTCACCGCGCAACTCGTCGAACGCATCGGCACCGACCCCTACGGCGGCCCCAACCTGCTGGGCGCCGACGACGTCGCGCAGCTCGGCAAGGCGATCGCGGCCAACCCGGACGTGCATGCGGCGATCGCCGACCTGTGGCCCGAGCTGACCCCCGAGGAGTTCGTCGCCGACTACCTGGCCGACCCCGTGCACCTGGACGAGCCCGACGCCGAGGCGATCCGCCGCCCGGTCACCGGGTCCGCGGACTGGACCGCCGCGGATGTGCCGCTGCTCGACGAAGCCGCCGAGTTGCTGGGCCTGGACGACAGCGCGCAGCGGGCGGCGGCCGAGGCCGAACGCCAGGAGCGCATCGCGTACGCGGAAGGAGTGCTGGAGGTCGCCCGCGGTTCGGAGTCGTACGAGTTCGAGGACGCCGAGTCGGAGATCCTCGGCGCGCACGACGTCATCGACGCCGAGCGGATGGCCGAGCGCCAGGAGGAGGCCGACCACCGCACGGCCGCGGAGCGCGCCGCCGCCGACCGCACCTGGGCCTTCGGCCACATCGTCGTGGACGAGGCGCAGGAGCTCTCACCGATGGCCTGGCGGCTGCTGATGCGCCGCTGCCCGACCCGCTCCATGACCCTGGTCGGCGACCCGGTGCAGACCGCGGAGGAGGCCGGCGTCGGCTCCTGGGACGGGATCCTCGGCCCCTATCTCGGGGACCGCTGGGAGCACACCCGGCTCGGAGTCAACTACCGCACCCCGGCCGAGATCATGGAGCTCGCGGCTGCCGTTGTACGCGAGCGGCACCCCGGTTTCGCGCCCCCTTCCTCCGTCCGCTCCACGGGCACCCGTCCCTGGGCCCGGCAGGTGCGGGAGGAGGGTCTGCCCGCGGCCGTCGCCGAGTCGGCGGCGGCGCGGATCCCCGAGGAGGGGCGCCTCGCGGTGATCGCCCCCCGTCGCCTGCACGCGGCACTCGCCCCCCGGCTGCCCGGGATCGTCGAGGGCGGTGAGCCCGACCTCACCCGGCATCTGGTGCTCCTCGACCCCCGGCAGGCCAAGGGCCTGGAGTTCGACCGGGTGCTGGTCGTCGAGCCCGGCGAGTTCGGTACCAGCGACCTGTACGTCGCGCTGACCCGGGCCACGCAGAGCCTCGGCCTGCTGCACGCGGCGCCCCTGCCGGCGCCGCTGGCCGAGGTGCTGGACGGTGAGGACGCGGCGGGCCCGGCCTGA
- a CDS encoding 4-oxalocrotonate tautomerase family protein, whose amino-acid sequence MPFANFKVPEKTLTPKQKEQIVTRTTELYVEIYGERARDNTMVLIEEVADGGWGIAGDVLTLAMLGEAAPANSGDA is encoded by the coding sequence ATGCCTTTCGCGAACTTCAAGGTCCCCGAGAAGACCCTCACCCCGAAGCAGAAGGAGCAGATCGTCACCCGCACCACCGAGCTGTACGTCGAGATCTACGGCGAGCGTGCCCGCGACAACACCATGGTGCTCATCGAAGAGGTCGCCGACGGCGGCTGGGGCATCGCCGGCGATGTGCTGACCCTCGCCATGCTCGGCGAGGCGGCGCCCGCCAACAGCGGCGACGCCTGA
- a CDS encoding SDR family oxidoreductase has product MAGPTSPDGTAVSAQPTLSPRVAIVTGGSRGIGRRTVGRLAADGYAVVVGFAGSQGEAEAAVQEAGTDGGRAIAVRADVADERAVAALFDAAEAEFGGVDVVVHAAGRAHMAPIAELDLAVLDDLHRTNVRGTFVVVQQAARRVRPGGAIVTFSTSVVGLAFPDYGAYAAGKGAVEALTLILARELRGREVTANAVAPGPTATDLFLDGKDEETIARLAAQPPLERLGTPADIAEVVAFLASPAGRWINGQVLRANGGII; this is encoded by the coding sequence ATGGCCGGCCCCACTTCCCCCGACGGGACCGCTGTCTCGGCCCAGCCCACCCTCTCACCCCGGGTTGCGATCGTCACCGGCGGCTCGCGCGGCATCGGGCGCCGGACCGTCGGCCGGCTGGCCGCCGACGGATATGCCGTCGTGGTCGGCTTTGCCGGCAGCCAGGGCGAGGCCGAAGCCGCCGTGCAGGAGGCCGGCACCGACGGTGGCCGGGCGATCGCGGTACGGGCGGACGTCGCCGACGAACGCGCGGTGGCGGCCCTGTTCGACGCGGCCGAAGCAGAGTTCGGCGGCGTCGACGTCGTGGTGCACGCGGCCGGGCGGGCCCATATGGCACCCATCGCCGAGCTGGACCTGGCCGTCCTGGACGACCTGCACCGCACCAACGTCCGCGGCACGTTCGTCGTCGTCCAGCAGGCCGCCCGTCGGGTGCGCCCCGGAGGCGCGATCGTGACCTTCTCCACGTCCGTGGTCGGGCTGGCCTTCCCGGACTACGGCGCGTATGCCGCCGGCAAGGGTGCGGTCGAGGCGCTGACCCTGATCCTGGCCCGGGAGCTGCGGGGCCGGGAGGTCACCGCCAACGCCGTCGCGCCCGGGCCCACGGCCACGGACCTGTTCCTGGACGGCAAGGACGAGGAGACCATCGCCCGGCTGGCCGCTCAGCCCCCGCTGGAGCGACTCGGTACCCCGGCCGATATCGCCGAGGTCGTCGCGTTCCTGGCCTCCCCGGCCGGCCGCTGGATCAACGGACAGGTCCTCCGCGCCAACGGCGGAATCATCTGA
- a CDS encoding helix-turn-helix transcriptional regulator: MNLPELGAFLRTRRDRIRPAEVGLPHGPRRRVPGLRREEVAQLAGLSADYYTELERGSTKNGAQPSAQTLAALARALRLNGDERDHLFHLAERPIPPSVHGPSAHVQPALLGLLDRLSNTPARVITDLHETLVENELALTLLGKSPAHRGPTASFVYRWFTDPQSREIYPPEDHPQHSRVFVADLQAAAARRGRDMEVRKMVAVLRRRSQEFAALWDTHDVAVRRMDHKRIVHPLLGVIELDCYNLLSEDGRQRLLWFTAPPGSPGAEQLELLSVVGTQELSDAESMAPKRSSAAESGAQR, translated from the coding sequence GTGAACCTTCCGGAACTGGGCGCCTTTCTCAGGACACGCCGCGACCGCATCCGACCCGCCGAGGTCGGTCTCCCCCACGGCCCGCGGCGGCGCGTCCCCGGGCTGCGCCGCGAGGAAGTCGCGCAGCTGGCAGGGCTGTCAGCCGACTACTACACCGAGCTGGAACGCGGCAGCACGAAGAACGGGGCGCAGCCGTCGGCTCAGACCCTGGCCGCCCTCGCCCGAGCCCTGCGCCTGAACGGCGACGAGCGCGACCACCTGTTCCATCTGGCCGAACGGCCGATCCCACCGTCCGTACACGGACCGTCGGCACACGTGCAGCCCGCGCTCCTCGGGCTTCTGGACCGGCTGTCCAACACCCCGGCACGCGTCATCACCGACCTGCACGAAACCCTGGTGGAAAACGAACTGGCCCTGACTCTGCTCGGCAAGTCCCCGGCACACCGCGGTCCGACGGCGAGCTTCGTGTACCGCTGGTTCACCGACCCGCAGTCGCGCGAGATCTACCCGCCCGAAGACCACCCGCAGCACTCCCGGGTGTTCGTGGCCGACCTCCAGGCAGCGGCCGCCCGGCGGGGCCGGGATATGGAGGTCAGGAAGATGGTCGCCGTGCTGCGCCGCCGCAGCCAGGAATTCGCGGCCCTCTGGGACACCCACGACGTCGCGGTGCGCCGCATGGACCACAAGAGGATCGTCCATCCCCTGCTCGGCGTCATCGAACTCGACTGCTACAACCTCCTGAGCGAGGACGGACGGCAACGCCTGCTGTGGTTCACCGCCCCGCCCGGAAGTCCTGGAGCCGAGCAGTTGGAACTGCTGTCTGTCGTGGGAACGCAGGAGCTGAGCGACGCGGAGAGCATGGCACCGAAGAGGTCGTCAGCGGCGGAATCCGGAGCGCAGCGCTGA
- a CDS encoding NADP-dependent oxidoreductase: MHAMTYDRFGGPEVLSATREPLPKVGPGEVLVRVRCAAVNPVDWKIMAGGLEGMMDAVFPVVPGWDVAGVVERVGIDVPEFSAGDEVMAYARKDYVHGGTFAEFVTVPVRCLARRPSTLSWQQAAGLPLAGLTAYQTLTRLGTREGETVLIHNASGGVGSLGVQIALALGARVIGTASPANHDRLRALGAEPVAYGDGLTERVRAVAPEGADVVADFVGGVLDTTLEVLADGGRHASIADNTVLEKGGQWMWVRPSGADLAVLAGWADEGRLTVRVAEVFPLARLADAFELSRSGHVHGKIIVTP; encoded by the coding sequence ATGCACGCGATGACCTACGACCGGTTCGGCGGTCCGGAGGTGCTGTCCGCGACCCGGGAGCCGCTGCCCAAGGTCGGGCCGGGGGAGGTGCTGGTCCGGGTGCGCTGCGCAGCGGTCAATCCCGTGGACTGGAAGATCATGGCGGGCGGTCTCGAGGGCATGATGGACGCCGTTTTCCCCGTCGTGCCGGGCTGGGACGTCGCGGGGGTCGTCGAACGGGTCGGTATCGACGTGCCCGAGTTCTCCGCGGGCGACGAGGTGATGGCCTACGCCCGCAAGGACTACGTGCACGGCGGCACGTTCGCCGAGTTCGTCACCGTGCCGGTGCGCTGTCTGGCCCGCCGCCCGAGCACGCTGTCCTGGCAGCAGGCGGCCGGCCTGCCGCTGGCCGGGCTCACGGCGTACCAGACACTCACCCGGCTCGGCACCCGGGAGGGCGAGACGGTGCTGATCCACAACGCGTCCGGGGGAGTGGGGTCGCTCGGGGTGCAGATCGCCCTCGCGCTCGGCGCACGTGTCATCGGTACGGCCTCTCCGGCCAACCACGACCGGCTGCGCGCGCTCGGCGCCGAGCCGGTCGCCTACGGCGATGGCCTCACCGAGCGGGTCAGGGCCGTCGCGCCGGAGGGGGCCGACGTGGTCGCCGACTTCGTCGGCGGCGTCCTGGACACCACGCTGGAAGTCCTGGCCGACGGCGGCAGGCACGCCTCCATCGCGGACAACACGGTGCTGGAGAAGGGCGGCCAGTGGATGTGGGTACGCCCCAGCGGCGCCGATCTGGCGGTCCTGGCCGGATGGGCCGACGAGGGCCGGCTGACCGTGCGGGTGGCCGAGGTGTTCCCGCTCGCCCGGCTGGCCGACGCGTTCGAACTCAGCCGGTCGGGCCATGTGCACGGGAAAATCATCGTGACGCCGTGA
- a CDS encoding SGNH/GDSL hydrolase family protein — translation MTGAAGKWSSDTAFPIASYTAIGDSFTEGVGDPGSDGVFVGWADRLAALLAERDPRAFRYANLAVRGRLLDQIVAEQVPRAAELAPDLVTFCAGGNDVLRPGSDPDALAARYESALTDLLPAVGTVVVCTGFDTREFPLLRHLRGRIATYNGHLRAIADRHGCPVLDLWSLRAVQDRRAWDEDRLHLSPEGHRRVAARCAEVLGHHPSTRSDAPWPQAAVTPGSRREDLYWARQHLLPWIGRRLRGESSGDHIQAKRPDLLPLYTSDR, via the coding sequence GTGACAGGTGCGGCAGGAAAGTGGTCATCGGATACGGCATTCCCTATCGCCTCCTACACGGCGATCGGGGACAGTTTCACCGAAGGGGTCGGCGACCCTGGGAGCGACGGAGTCTTCGTCGGATGGGCCGACCGGCTCGCCGCGCTCCTGGCCGAGCGGGACCCGCGCGCCTTCCGCTACGCCAACCTGGCCGTACGCGGCCGACTGCTCGACCAGATCGTCGCGGAGCAGGTGCCCCGGGCCGCGGAACTCGCCCCCGACCTGGTGACGTTCTGCGCCGGAGGGAACGATGTCCTGCGCCCCGGCTCCGACCCCGACGCCCTCGCCGCCCGGTACGAGTCCGCGCTGACCGACCTCCTCCCGGCCGTCGGCACCGTGGTGGTCTGCACGGGCTTCGACACCCGCGAGTTCCCCCTGCTGCGCCATCTGCGCGGCAGGATCGCGACGTACAACGGCCACCTGCGCGCGATCGCCGACCGGCACGGCTGCCCGGTGCTCGACCTGTGGTCGCTGCGGGCGGTCCAGGACCGCAGGGCGTGGGACGAGGACCGCCTGCACCTGTCCCCCGAGGGGCACCGGCGGGTCGCCGCACGCTGCGCCGAAGTGCTGGGCCACCACCCGTCCACCCGCTCCGACGCGCCGTGGCCGCAGGCCGCTGTCACGCCCGGCTCGCGGCGGGAGGACCTCTACTGGGCCCGCCAGCACCTGCTCCCGTGGATCGGACGCAGGCTGCGCGGCGAGTCCTCCGGTGATCATATTCAGGCCAAGCGGCCCGACCTCCTGCCCCTGTACACCTCGGACCGGTAG
- a CDS encoding spermidine synthase, with protein sequence MSARFEELDWQPTDLGEISLRRRRDPSSGADVYEVKLDDDFLMSSLFTEGEVALARLGLAAAPGQELDVVVGGLGLGWTAEAASRDPRVRSLLVVEALEAVIGWHERELVPAGARLAPDARCRLVHGDFFALAEDRGFDPDSAHRRFHAVLLDIDHSPRHVLRPGNAALYEPAGLRRLARHLHPDGVFGLWSDDPPDERFLSALGEVFEEAEAHTVRFDNPVLGGTSANTVYVSRAPQP encoded by the coding sequence ATGAGCGCGCGATTCGAAGAGCTCGACTGGCAGCCGACGGACCTGGGGGAGATCAGTCTGCGGCGCCGCCGCGACCCCTCCTCCGGAGCGGACGTGTACGAGGTCAAGCTCGATGACGACTTCCTCATGTCCAGTCTCTTCACCGAAGGAGAGGTCGCACTCGCCCGGCTCGGCCTGGCCGCGGCACCCGGGCAGGAGCTGGACGTCGTCGTGGGCGGACTCGGCCTGGGCTGGACGGCCGAGGCCGCGTCCCGGGACCCGCGGGTGCGCTCACTCCTGGTGGTCGAGGCGCTCGAGGCTGTGATCGGGTGGCACGAGCGGGAGCTGGTACCGGCGGGCGCCCGGCTGGCCCCGGACGCCCGGTGCCGCCTGGTGCACGGCGACTTCTTCGCACTCGCGGAGGACCGGGGCTTCGACCCCGACTCCGCGCACCGGCGCTTCCACGCCGTCCTGCTGGACATCGACCACTCCCCGCGGCATGTTCTGCGGCCCGGCAACGCGGCACTGTACGAGCCCGCCGGCCTGCGTCGGCTGGCCCGCCACCTGCACCCCGACGGGGTGTTCGGGCTGTGGTCCGACGACCCGCCGGACGAGCGCTTCCTCTCCGCCCTGGGCGAGGTCTTCGAGGAGGCCGAGGCACACACCGTCCGGTTCGACAATCCGGTGCTGGGCGGCACCTCGGCCAACACCGTCTACGTGTCCCGCGCTCCACAGCCGTGA
- a CDS encoding DUF1059 domain-containing protein produces MRKVADCRDYPSESNCTLTIAGEEDEVVRAAAEHAASVHGHTDTPELREEVRKMLKDERTPQAA; encoded by the coding sequence ATGCGCAAGGTTGCGGACTGCAGGGATTACCCGAGCGAATCGAACTGCACCCTCACCATCGCCGGGGAGGAGGACGAGGTGGTCCGGGCAGCGGCCGAGCACGCGGCTTCCGTCCACGGTCACACCGACACCCCGGAGCTGCGCGAAGAGGTGCGCAAGATGCTCAAGGACGAGAGGACGCCGCAAGCGGCCTGA